The Candidatus Kryptobacter tengchongensis DNA window GGCGTGAAACATAACTTGAAAGTTGCCCAGTTTTTGAACGATATAGGGGTATCTGCTGATATTTCACCTTATCTTGCAATGTTTTTAATTTTTCTGACGTCCATCCTAACGGCAACATTGCTCGCAAGATTCCTGAAAAATGTTTCAATTTTCATTGAACTAACTGATAACATTCTCGGAGCGATTTTAGGACTTCTTGAGGGTCTTTTAATACTTGGGATTTTGCTTATCTTTCTTGCTTCAATTAATTTCCCATCAGAACAGGTCAGAAATACCTCAAAATTTTATAAGCCAGTGACGAAAGCAACCATTGGGGTTTACGATTTCATTGAGAAAAATTTTGGATCAAAAATTAGATTTAAAGAACAAATTCAAAAAACAATTGAAAAGATAAAGGGTGAATAACGAGACGCTAAATAAACTTGAGTTTGATAAAATAAAGCAACACATCCTCTCATTTGCGACCTCACAAATTGGCATTGAACTCATTGAAAACCTTTCACCATACACAAATAAAAGCATCATTGAGAGAGAGTTAAAATTGACAGTTGAAATGAAAGACCTACTTGCTTACGACGACCCATTTCCAATTGATGGCATCAAGGATATACGAATCGCATTGAGAAGATGCGAAATTGAGGAAAGTTTCTTGACGCCCTCTGATTTTCTTGATATAAAGTCAGTCCTTACTGCTTCAAGATTAATAAGAGAATATCTTAACAAGCGAGCACAGAAATATCCAAATTTGTGGGAACTTGCAAGGAATATATTTGTGAACAGGGTGCTTGAGTATAATATAGAGGAAATCATAGATGAAACTGGAAATGTAAAGGATAACGCAAGCCCAGAGCTTAGGCAAATTCGTGAGGAGATCCTCAGAAAGCAAGATTATGTGAGAAAAAGATTATACGCAATTCTAAAGCAAATTTCGGAAAAAGATTACACTCAAGATGATATAATTCCTCAAAGGGATGGTCGTCTTGTAATACCAATTAAAGTTGAACATAAAAGACATGTGCCAGGCGTTGTTCATGGAACATCATCAACTGGTTTAACTGTGTTCATTGAACCAGCTGAAATAGTTGAGTTAAACAACGAAATCTTGCAACTTCAATTTCAAGAGCAGAAAGAGATTGAGCGAATACTCCGGGAATTAACAAATAAGGTCAGAGAAAATTTACAATATCTTCAGACCAACATAAATATCCTCGCCAAACTTGATTTTATTTATGCGAAGGCAAAATTTGCACTTCAAATAGATGGCTATGCTCCTGAGATTTCCGATGATGGTCCAATCGTTTTAAACTCTGCATATCATCCCATTCTTTTGTTAAGGCATGGACGGAACAAAGTTGTCCCACTTGACTTTAAACTTGGTGATAGTTCATCTGTTCTTGTGATCTCTGGACCGAATTCAGGTGGCAAGACTGTTGCTTTAAAAACAGTTGGTTTACTTACAATTATGACCCAAGCGGGGATACCCGTGCCATTGAAAGAATCAAGCAAATTAAGAATTTTCAAAAAAGTTTTCATTGACATAGGCGATGAACAATCAGTTGAGAAAGATCTTTCATCTTTCGGCTCGCACATTAAAAATCTGAAAAAGATAATTTCCGAAGCTGATAACAAAACCCTTGTACTCCTTGATGAGCTTGGTTCCGGAACTGATCCTGCAGAGGGCGGAGCACTTGGAATTGCCATAATTGAAAAATTGAAAGCCAAAGGATCATCTGTAATCGTCACAACTCACAACAGCACAATTAAATTTTATGCCTATAACAATCCCGAAATTGAATGCGGAGCAATGGAATTTGACCATCAAACGCTTGCTCCAACCTATAGATTAAGAATTGGTGTTCCGGGAAGTAGCTATGCATTTGAAATTGCGAAGCGACTTGGACTTGATGAGGAGATAATAAACAGCGCAAAGAAAAATCTTAATGAACATCAAGTAAAAGCCGAGGAAATTTTATCACGCCTTGAAGCACTTGAGGTTGAATACAGAAAACTTGTAAACGAATTAAAGGAAAAAGATGAAAAACTTAACAAAATGATTTCGGAGTATAAACAAAAACTTGCTGAGGTTGAGCGTGAAAAGAAAAAGGCAAAAAAAGAAGCATTTGCGGAACTCAGAGAAATAGCTGAAAATGCGAGAGCAAAAATTGAAGAAGCGATAAGAAAGATAAAAGAAACAGAGGCTTCAAAAGAAAGCATAAAGCACGCGCACAAAGTCGCTGAACAGATAAACAAACAATTTCATGAATTGTCAAAACAGCTTGAGGAACAAAAAGATGAAATAATTGAGCTTAAACCAGGGGATTTAGTAAAGATGAGAGATGGAACACAAATCGGTGAAGTTTTGCAGGTTGATGGATCAAATGTTGTCGTTGCCTTCGGCGCTGTGAAAATGCTTCTAAAGACGGATGTGCTTGAAAAGGTTGAGCAAAAAGAAGCTAAAAAATTAACCTCAGCAATTGACCTTTTTGCGCCTGTATCAACGAAAATTGATGTGAGAGGAATGCGAGCAGATGAGGCGATAAATGCAATTGATAAATTTATTGATACGAGCTTTCTATACAGGTTGAAACGAATTGAAATAATTCATGGCAAAGGTACGGGAAAATTAAAAAAGGAGATAGCTGAATTTTTAAAACGACATCCGAATGTCAAATCATTCCGTTCAGGAAGCTGGGAAGAAGGTGGCGATGGAGTTACCATTGTTGAGTTGAATGTTGACTAAATCGCTCACCTTTCAAAAATAAAATATCAAAATCTATGCGAATCTTAATCGCAAACCGTGGTGAAATCGCAGTTAGAGTTATGCGAAGCTGTAAAATACTTGGAATTGAAACAATAGCAATTTATTCAAAAGTTGATAAAGATAAACCTTTCGTTGCGATAGCTGATTATGCTGAATGTATAGGCGAGGCAAATCCAATAGAAACATATCTCAACATGGAAAAAATAATAAAAGTGGCTAAAGATTTGAAAGCAGACGCAATTCATCCAGGATATGGTTTTCTTTCTGAAAATGAAGAATTTGCTAAACTCGTGCAGGATAACGGGATAATTTTTGTGGGTCCATCACCTGATGCAATTAAAAAAATGGGGGATAAACTTGAAGCACGAAAAATTGCAAAAAGCGTTGGCGTTCCAATAGTCCCGGGCTCCGAAAATCCAATAACTGATACAAATGAGGCAATCAAAATTGCCAAAGAAATAGGCTTACCAATCTTAATCAAAGCAGCAGCTGGTGGTGGTGGCAAAGGAATGCGAATCGTTTATGAGGAAAGTGAACTTGAATCAGCAATAAGAGGAGCCAAAAATGAAGCCATGTTCGCATTCGGAGATGATAGAGTTTATATTGAAAAATATGTTGAGGAACCACATCATATTGAAGTGCAAATACTTGCAGATAAATTTGGAAATGTCATCGCGCTTGGGGAAAGAGAATGCTCAATTCAAAGAAGGCACCAAAAAGTAATTGAAGAAACACCATCGCCAATCATCACCCCTGATTTAAGGGAAAAATTATTTGAATCAGCAATCAAAATTGCAAAAGCTGTAAATTACGAAAACGCTGGAACAATTGAGTTTTTAGTTGATAAAGATAGAAACTTTTATTTCCTTGAAATGAATACCCGCCTTCAAGTTGAACACCCTGTAACAGAAATGGTCACTGGAATTGATATAGTGGCTGAACAGATAAAAATTGCCCTCGGAAATAAGTTGAGTTTCTCGCAAGAAGATATAAAACCACACGGACATGCAATTGAATGCAGAATCTATGCCGAAGATCCATTTAATAATTTTCTTCCGTCAACTGGAAAAATCACCGAAATAAAACAGCCAAGCGGTCCATGGATCAGAATTGATGCTGGAATTGAAGCGGGAAATGAAATAACGATTCATTATGACCCGATGATTTCAAAGATAATAGCGTGGGGAAGAAATAGGATTGAGGCAATTGAAAGAATGAAGATAGCCCTCAGCGAGTATAAAATTTATGGAGTTAAGACAACAATACCATTTTGCCTCTGGGTTATGAGCAATGAATTTTTCCGCAAAGGTAAATACGACACGCATTTTATTAAAAATTATTTTAATCCATCTGAGTTGAAAGAAAGCGCTGAAATTTCAACCGATGGCTCTATATCAACTCAAATTGCAATTGCCATCGCTTCAGGAATCTTGAACCTTGAAAAAATGCACCAAAAGATTTCAACAAAATTGCAAGCACAATCACCGAATTCAAGGGAAAATGTAAATAGATGGAAGCTCAAACGATATGAAAATTTCAGATGAGCAACTTACACTCATCAATCTTTACAAAAATGCAAAATTTTCGGAAAAGCTGAAGATTTACGCAAGAATAATTTTCAACTTCAATCAAATTAAAAAACATCTTGATAATTACATTCCTGAATCAGGTTCTGTTTTTGACTATGGTTGTGGGTATGGGATTTTCTCAAATTATATAAAGATAAAAAATCCAAAATTGAAAGTAGTTGGTTTTGACATTTCAACAACAAGGATAAACGAAGCCAAAAGATCATCTGAAAAAACGGATGTTGAATTCACAAACACCTTTGAAGATTTTGAATTAGATAATTTAAAACTTGTCCTTCTTATTGATGTCCTTCT harbors:
- a CDS encoding membrane protein required for colicin V production; this translates as MNWLDYIILCLLAIFVYRGFKKGFITRILALAGAVLGIWLGVKHNLKVAQFLNDIGVSADISPYLAMFLIFLTSILTATLLARFLKNVSIFIELTDNILGAILGLLEGLLILGILLIFLASINFPSEQVRNTSKFYKPVTKATIGVYDFIEKNFGSKIRFKEQIQKTIEKIKGE
- a CDS encoding acetyl-CoA carboxylase, biotin carboxylase subunit; amino-acid sequence: MRILIANRGEIAVRVMRSCKILGIETIAIYSKVDKDKPFVAIADYAECIGEANPIETYLNMEKIIKVAKDLKADAIHPGYGFLSENEEFAKLVQDNGIIFVGPSPDAIKKMGDKLEARKIAKSVGVPIVPGSENPITDTNEAIKIAKEIGLPILIKAAAGGGGKGMRIVYEESELESAIRGAKNEAMFAFGDDRVYIEKYVEEPHHIEVQILADKFGNVIALGERECSIQRRHQKVIEETPSPIITPDLREKLFESAIKIAKAVNYENAGTIEFLVDKDRNFYFLEMNTRLQVEHPVTEMVTGIDIVAEQIKIALGNKLSFSQEDIKPHGHAIECRIYAEDPFNNFLPSTGKITEIKQPSGPWIRIDAGIEAGNEITIHYDPMISKIIAWGRNRIEAIERMKIALSEYKIYGVKTTIPFCLWVMSNEFFRKGKYDTHFIKNYFNPSELKESAEISTDGSISTQIAIAIASGILNLEKMHQKISTKLQAQSPNSRENVNRWKLKRYENFR
- a CDS encoding DNA mismatch repair protein MutS2, translated to MNNETLNKLEFDKIKQHILSFATSQIGIELIENLSPYTNKSIIERELKLTVEMKDLLAYDDPFPIDGIKDIRIALRRCEIEESFLTPSDFLDIKSVLTASRLIREYLNKRAQKYPNLWELARNIFVNRVLEYNIEEIIDETGNVKDNASPELRQIREEILRKQDYVRKRLYAILKQISEKDYTQDDIIPQRDGRLVIPIKVEHKRHVPGVVHGTSSTGLTVFIEPAEIVELNNEILQLQFQEQKEIERILRELTNKVRENLQYLQTNINILAKLDFIYAKAKFALQIDGYAPEISDDGPIVLNSAYHPILLLRHGRNKVVPLDFKLGDSSSVLVISGPNSGGKTVALKTVGLLTIMTQAGIPVPLKESSKLRIFKKVFIDIGDEQSVEKDLSSFGSHIKNLKKIISEADNKTLVLLDELGSGTDPAEGGALGIAIIEKLKAKGSSVIVTTHNSTIKFYAYNNPEIECGAMEFDHQTLAPTYRLRIGVPGSSYAFEIAKRLGLDEEIINSAKKNLNEHQVKAEEILSRLEALEVEYRKLVNELKEKDEKLNKMISEYKQKLAEVEREKKKAKKEAFAELREIAENARAKIEEAIRKIKETEASKESIKHAHKVAEQINKQFHELSKQLEEQKDEIIELKPGDLVKMRDGTQIGEVLQVDGSNVVVAFGAVKMLLKTDVLEKVEQKEAKKLTSAIDLFAPVSTKIDVRGMRADEAINAIDKFIDTSFLYRLKRIEIIHGKGTGKLKKEIAEFLKRHPNVKSFRSGSWEEGGDGVTIVELNVD
- a CDS encoding Methyltransferase domain-containing protein, with the protein product MKISDEQLTLINLYKNAKFSEKLKIYARIIFNFNQIKKHLDNYIPESGSVFDYGCGYGIFSNYIKIKNPKLKVVGFDISTTRINEAKRSSEKTDVEFTNTFEDFELDNLKLVLLIDVLLFLKHIEKIELLKKIYNSLETGGIIFIKDTLKSESFRFKYTKFEEKLKLKLKVYGDDVKPELNYMTPSEFVEILTPIGFEIIDIIPENHFVYPGIFIIAQK